A genomic segment from Nocardia cyriacigeorgica GUH-2 encodes:
- a CDS encoding glutamate--cysteine ligase encodes MGGAGIERVVFHGSPRPTIGVEWEIALVDKVTRDLSNTAAAVFDSVGDLRAHDGTPQVTKELLRNTVEIVTGVHNSVGEAMDDLSATMDTVRRAADPLGVDLFCAGTHPFAQWSAQQLTRSPHYDELIERTQWWGRQMLIWGVHVHVGVSHQDKVFPILNSLLLSYPHLLALSASSPMWSGSDTGYASNRALMFQQLPTAGLPFQFENWTQFEYFVHDQFKTGVFEQLGGMHWDIRPAPKWGTIEVRVCDGISTRAELAAMAAFIHCLIVDLDRRVETGEQLPTLPPWHVQENKWRAARYGLDAIVIVDSDSNERLVTDDLDELLNRLEPTAKLLGCCDELASVAEIPARGASYQRQRKVAAAAQGDLVAVVDALVKELDQ; translated from the coding sequence ATGGGTGGGGCTGGGATCGAGAGGGTTGTCTTCCACGGTTCGCCCCGCCCGACCATCGGCGTCGAATGGGAGATCGCCCTCGTCGACAAGGTGACCCGCGATCTGTCCAATACCGCTGCGGCGGTCTTCGATTCGGTCGGTGACCTGCGGGCCCACGACGGCACCCCGCAGGTCACCAAGGAACTGCTGCGCAACACCGTCGAGATCGTCACCGGCGTGCACAACAGCGTCGGCGAGGCGATGGACGATCTGAGCGCCACCATGGACACCGTGCGCCGCGCCGCCGATCCGCTCGGCGTCGACCTGTTCTGCGCGGGCACCCATCCGTTCGCGCAGTGGTCGGCCCAGCAGCTCACCCGCTCACCGCATTACGACGAGCTGATCGAACGCACCCAGTGGTGGGGCAGGCAGATGCTGATCTGGGGCGTGCACGTGCACGTCGGAGTGTCGCACCAGGACAAGGTCTTTCCGATCCTGAACTCGCTGCTGCTGTCGTATCCGCATCTGCTCGCGCTGTCGGCGTCCTCGCCGATGTGGTCGGGATCCGATACCGGGTACGCCAGCAACCGCGCGCTCATGTTCCAGCAGCTGCCCACCGCCGGGCTGCCGTTCCAGTTCGAGAACTGGACCCAGTTCGAGTATTTCGTGCACGACCAGTTCAAAACCGGTGTGTTCGAACAACTCGGCGGGATGCACTGGGACATCCGGCCCGCCCCGAAATGGGGCACCATCGAGGTGCGCGTCTGCGACGGCATCTCCACCCGCGCCGAGCTGGCCGCGATGGCGGCCTTCATCCACTGCCTCATCGTCGACCTGGACCGGCGGGTGGAAACCGGCGAACAGCTGCCCACACTGCCGCCCTGGCATGTGCAGGAGAACAAGTGGAGGGCCGCACGGTACGGGCTCGACGCGATCGTCATCGTCGATTCCGACAGTAATGAGCGACTCGTCACAGATGATCTCGATGAGCTATTGAACCGGTTGGAGCCGACGGCCAAGCTGCTCGGCTGCTGCGACGAACTCGCCTCGGTGGCCGAGATCCCGGCCCGCGGTGCCTCCTACCAGCGTCAGCGCAAGGTGGCGGCGGCCGCGCAGGGCGATCTCGTCGCGGTAGTGGACGCGCTGGTCAAGGAGCTGGATCAGTGA
- a CDS encoding monovalent cation/H+ antiporter complex subunit F, whose translation MIVVAVTAGILLVAAAVITAYRTLAGPSTLDRVVGIDSLVAMAICGLAVWAAYSRDTTVVPAIVALALVGFLGSAAVSRFRVRDDR comes from the coding sequence ATGATCGTCGTCGCCGTGACGGCCGGCATCCTGTTGGTGGCGGCCGCGGTGATCACCGCCTACCGCACCCTGGCCGGGCCGAGCACGCTGGACCGGGTGGTGGGCATCGATTCGCTGGTGGCGATGGCCATCTGCGGGCTCGCGGTATGGGCCGCCTACAGCCGCGACACCACCGTGGTGCCCGCCATCGTGGCACTGGCGCTGGTCGGGTTCCTCGGCTCGGCCGCCGTTTCCCGATTCCGAGTGCGGGACGACCGATGA
- the sodC gene encoding superoxide dismutase[Cu-Zn], which translates to MAPSTTRRPSWRIVTPVLAIAAFGLTACTNSQESSDVQGTTPPVWTSSPAPAGAETGHGGGHGSTGTGGHGETPAASGTKVELKDAAGTTVGTADITEAGSFLKISIEAHGLRPGFHGLHIHQVGKCEPNSVAPTGGSAGDFLSAGGHLQVGPANAHPASGDLTSLQVRADGNATLVTTTDKVSMSDIRGKALIIHADADNFGNIPSRYNHPGGSGPDESTLATGDAGGRVACGVIQ; encoded by the coding sequence ATGGCACCGTCCACAACTCGTCGCCCGTCCTGGCGGATCGTGACCCCGGTGCTGGCGATCGCCGCTTTCGGCCTCACCGCCTGCACGAACAGCCAGGAGTCGAGCGACGTCCAGGGAACGACTCCGCCGGTGTGGACCTCCTCGCCCGCCCCGGCCGGCGCCGAGACCGGTCACGGTGGCGGCCACGGCAGCACCGGCACCGGTGGGCACGGTGAGACCCCGGCCGCCAGCGGCACCAAGGTCGAGTTGAAGGACGCCGCGGGTACCACCGTCGGCACCGCCGACATCACCGAAGCCGGCAGCTTCCTGAAGATCAGCATCGAGGCGCACGGTCTGCGCCCGGGCTTCCACGGCCTGCACATCCACCAGGTCGGCAAGTGCGAGCCCAATTCGGTGGCCCCCACCGGTGGTTCGGCGGGCGACTTCCTCTCCGCGGGCGGCCACCTCCAGGTCGGCCCGGCCAACGCGCATCCGGCCAGCGGTGACCTGACCTCGCTGCAGGTGCGCGCCGACGGCAATGCCACCCTGGTCACCACCACCGACAAGGTGAGCATGTCCGACATCCGCGGCAAGGCGCTGATCATCCACGCCGACGCCGACAACTTCGGCAATATCCCCAGCCGCTACAACCATCCGGGTGGTTCGGGTCCGGACGAGTCCACCCTGGCGACCGGTGACGCGGGTGGCCGCGTCGCCTGCGGCGTCATCCAGTAG
- a CDS encoding Na+/H+ antiporter subunit E, with translation MTRETVIRIAVLCWLAAVWVALWGRLSVANVLAGLVVGALIMVTLPLPRVPVTGWVRPVPLLQLVAVSIYYALESSMQVAWFAVRPAPPPISGVLRVYFSFKSDLVLVLCTNLLNLIPGTMVLELDRERCVVYVHVMDVGSDKAVDKFYRTTRRLERLLIASFQRPAARAVPEVSA, from the coding sequence ATGACCCGGGAAACCGTGATCCGGATCGCCGTGCTGTGCTGGCTGGCCGCGGTGTGGGTGGCGCTGTGGGGCCGGCTCAGCGTGGCCAATGTGCTGGCCGGGCTGGTGGTCGGCGCGCTGATCATGGTGACGTTGCCGCTGCCGCGGGTCCCGGTCACCGGCTGGGTCCGCCCGGTGCCGCTGCTCCAACTGGTCGCTGTGAGCATCTACTACGCGCTCGAATCGAGCATGCAGGTGGCCTGGTTCGCGGTCCGGCCCGCGCCGCCGCCGATCTCGGGCGTGCTGCGGGTGTACTTCAGCTTCAAATCGGATCTGGTGCTGGTGTTGTGCACCAATCTGCTCAATCTCATTCCCGGCACCATGGTGCTGGAACTCGATCGTGAACGATGCGTGGTGTACGTGCACGTCATGGATGTGGGCAGCGATAAGGCGGTGGACAAGTTCTACCGCACCACCCGGCGGCTGGAACGGCTGCTGATCGCGAGCTTCCAGCGGCCGGCGGCACGTGCGGTACCGGAGGTGAGCGCATGA
- the mnhG gene encoding monovalent cation/H(+) antiporter subunit G: MITILDWISGILIVLGAFLAFTAAIGIVRFPDTLMRMHAATKPQVIGLNLVLAGTIIRVYDSPDAWMLVLVGLFTLLTAPVIAHLIGRTAYREQRHRDGLLAVNELGNELDQRPGN, translated from the coding sequence ATGATCACCATCCTGGACTGGATCTCCGGCATCCTGATCGTGCTCGGCGCGTTCCTCGCCTTCACCGCGGCCATCGGCATCGTCCGCTTCCCGGACACCCTGATGCGCATGCACGCGGCCACCAAACCGCAGGTCATCGGCCTGAACCTGGTGCTCGCGGGCACCATCATCCGGGTCTATGACAGCCCCGACGCCTGGATGCTGGTGCTGGTGGGCCTGTTCACCCTGCTCACCGCCCCGGTCATCGCGCACCTCATCGGGCGCACGGCGTACCGCGAACAGCGGCATCGGGATGGACTGCTCGCCGTGAACGAGCTGGGCAACGAACTCGACCAGCGGCCCGGGAACTGA
- a CDS encoding phosphatase PAP2 family protein, with the protein MVDVLVEDPNSRVGAAARLSLPRTRIRVLALGAAIAAVPALLIALQVVASVQGFEGPLESLWRDYAGTPKSMTVPWAGLVLALVGLPARRRIIALGAAVGIDVVCAGARMLAGDPFTVGNGPVIVLTAIAVLALVRWDGVERRNALHAAALGALLILATKVGDVWLHVTILTQPQVLDEYVMLADHALGDPSWVMGRVLETLGPSVEAVLHWVYIELPAAAIVVAVWQLRGVVSTGRWPSHYLVRTFLVLGLVGPLVYVLFPVVGPMFAFGADGAGFQLGNYWPQVVPPIDRNPSALDFDSVTPRNCMPSMHTAWALAVFLHTRRAADGSLAPRWLRWGGMFWLLCTLAATLGFGYHYGVDLVAGAVLCLTVESALREPERGWGWFRIRLVAGGALVLAALLISYRYLAVPMAEYPVLAGTIVMALLAAVAAAFHGTWFARRQKVRAEEPEAVTASAE; encoded by the coding sequence ATGGTCGATGTGTTAGTCGAAGACCCGAACTCCAGAGTTGGTGCCGCGGCCCGATTGTCCCTGCCGCGTACCCGGATTCGGGTCCTCGCTCTCGGCGCCGCCATCGCCGCCGTGCCCGCCTTGTTGATCGCCCTCCAGGTCGTGGCGTCGGTTCAGGGGTTCGAAGGCCCGCTGGAGAGTCTCTGGCGTGATTACGCGGGCACGCCGAAGTCGATGACGGTGCCGTGGGCAGGCCTGGTGCTGGCGCTGGTCGGGCTGCCGGCGCGGCGGCGGATCATCGCGCTGGGCGCCGCGGTCGGGATCGACGTCGTCTGTGCGGGCGCGCGGATGCTGGCGGGGGACCCGTTCACGGTGGGCAACGGCCCGGTGATCGTGCTGACCGCGATCGCGGTGCTGGCACTGGTGCGCTGGGACGGCGTCGAACGGCGCAATGCCCTGCACGCGGCGGCGCTCGGCGCGCTGCTGATCCTGGCCACCAAGGTGGGTGACGTGTGGCTGCACGTCACGATCCTCACCCAGCCGCAGGTGCTCGACGAATACGTGATGCTGGCCGACCATGCGCTCGGCGACCCGTCCTGGGTGATGGGTCGGGTGCTGGAGACCCTCGGGCCGTCGGTGGAGGCGGTGCTGCACTGGGTGTACATCGAACTGCCCGCCGCGGCGATCGTGGTGGCGGTGTGGCAGCTGCGCGGAGTGGTTTCGACGGGGCGGTGGCCGAGCCACTACCTCGTGCGGACGTTCCTGGTGCTGGGCCTGGTCGGGCCGCTGGTCTACGTGCTGTTCCCGGTGGTCGGGCCGATGTTCGCCTTCGGGGCCGACGGCGCGGGATTCCAGCTGGGCAACTATTGGCCGCAGGTGGTGCCGCCGATCGACCGTAACCCGTCGGCGCTGGATTTCGACTCGGTGACCCCGCGCAACTGCATGCCGTCCATGCACACCGCGTGGGCGCTGGCGGTGTTCCTGCACACCCGCCGCGCCGCCGATGGCAGCCTGGCGCCGCGCTGGCTGCGCTGGGGCGGCATGTTCTGGCTGCTGTGCACGCTGGCCGCGACGCTCGGCTTCGGCTACCACTACGGCGTCGACCTGGTGGCGGGCGCGGTGCTGTGCCTGACGGTGGAGTCGGCGCTGCGTGAACCAGAACGCGGCTGGGGCTGGTTCCGGATCCGCCTGGTCGCCGGGGGCGCGCTGGTACTGGCCGCGCTGCTGATCTCCTACCGCTACCTGGCGGTGCCGATGGCCGAGTACCCGGTGCTCGCCGGAACCATTGTGATGGCGCTGTTGGCGGCCGTGGCGGCGGCGTTCCACGGGACCTGGTTCGCGCGCAGGCAGAAGGTGCGGGCCGAGGAACCGGAGGCTGTCACCGCGTCGGCCGAGTAG